A single genomic interval of Mycolicibacterium holsaticum DSM 44478 = JCM 12374 harbors:
- a CDS encoding alpha/beta fold hydrolase: protein MTAFERKTVLVDGLVTSYLEAGQGDPVVLLHGGEFGASAELGWERNIAALAEHHRVLAPDMLGFGGTAKVVDFTDGRGMRLRHIARFCAELGVGSAHFVGNSMGAVNLYVDTTSDSPVLPVRSMVTICGGGEIQRNEFSAALYDYDATLPAMRKIVEALFYRPSYPADEAYVARRYESSIMPGAWEALAAARFRRPGLNAPPLPSSARPYDRITVPTLVVEGGGDKLLPAGWAAAIAGQIRGARSAVVDAAGHCPQIEQPDVVNALLLEFLAEHEVASA, encoded by the coding sequence GTGACGGCATTCGAACGCAAGACCGTGCTGGTCGACGGGCTGGTCACGAGTTATCTCGAGGCCGGGCAGGGTGATCCGGTGGTCCTGCTGCACGGCGGCGAGTTCGGCGCCAGCGCGGAGCTCGGGTGGGAACGCAACATCGCCGCGCTGGCCGAACATCATCGGGTGCTGGCCCCCGACATGCTCGGCTTCGGCGGAACAGCCAAGGTCGTCGACTTCACCGACGGCCGCGGCATGCGGCTGCGGCACATCGCACGGTTCTGTGCCGAGTTGGGAGTCGGCTCCGCGCACTTCGTCGGCAACTCGATGGGTGCGGTCAACCTGTACGTCGACACCACGTCGGACTCACCGGTGCTGCCGGTGCGCAGCATGGTGACGATCTGCGGCGGCGGCGAGATTCAGCGCAACGAGTTCTCGGCTGCACTCTACGATTACGACGCGACGCTGCCTGCCATGCGCAAGATCGTCGAGGCCCTGTTTTACCGCCCGTCCTATCCCGCCGACGAGGCGTACGTCGCGCGGCGCTACGAGTCCAGCATCATGCCGGGCGCTTGGGAGGCGTTGGCGGCGGCGCGGTTTCGCCGTCCCGGTCTGAATGCCCCACCGCTGCCCTCGAGCGCGCGGCCCTACGACCGGATCACGGTGCCCACGCTGGTGGTCGAAGGGGGTGGCGACAAGCTACTGCCCGCGGGCTGGGCGGCCGCGATCGCCGGCCAGATCCGCGGCGCCCGGTCGGCCGTGGTGGACGCCGCCGGGCATTGCCCGCAGATCGAACAACCCGACGTCGTCAACGCGTTGCTGCTGGAGTTCCTGGCCGAGCACGAGGTCGCATCCGCATGA
- a CDS encoding SDR family NAD(P)-dependent oxidoreductase, with protein sequence MTGELAGKVAVVTGGASGLGEGLARRFAAEGAKVVIGDIDRDGGTALAADIGANAHFVEADVADTEQVSGLVSTAVERFGGLHVMVNNAGVSGTMHRRFLDDDLADFDTVMRINVRAVMAGTRDAARHMSKHGGGSIINLTSIGGIQAGGGVMTYRASKAAVIQFTKSAAIELAHYEIRVNAIAPGNIRTAIVRKSATGEDLEKLEQFEAAIREQMRNDRPLKREGTMEDVAEAALYFATDRSRYVTGTVLPVDGGTVAGKVIVRKPKPDSAN encoded by the coding sequence ATGACGGGTGAGTTGGCCGGCAAGGTCGCGGTCGTCACCGGCGGCGCGTCCGGCCTCGGTGAAGGCCTGGCACGCCGCTTCGCCGCCGAGGGCGCCAAGGTCGTCATCGGCGACATCGACCGCGACGGCGGCACCGCGCTGGCCGCCGACATCGGCGCCAACGCACATTTCGTCGAGGCCGACGTCGCCGACACCGAACAGGTCAGCGGCCTGGTGTCGACAGCAGTCGAACGCTTCGGCGGCCTGCACGTCATGGTCAACAACGCAGGGGTGTCGGGCACCATGCACCGCCGCTTCCTCGACGACGACCTGGCCGACTTCGACACGGTGATGCGGATCAACGTGCGCGCGGTCATGGCGGGCACCCGCGACGCCGCCCGGCACATGTCCAAGCACGGCGGCGGGTCGATCATCAACCTGACATCGATCGGCGGCATCCAGGCCGGGGGCGGCGTGATGACCTACCGGGCGTCGAAAGCCGCCGTCATCCAGTTCACCAAGTCGGCCGCGATCGAGTTGGCGCACTACGAGATACGCGTCAACGCCATCGCGCCAGGAAACATCCGCACCGCCATCGTGCGCAAGTCGGCCACCGGTGAGGATCTGGAGAAGCTCGAGCAGTTCGAGGCCGCGATCCGCGAACAGATGCGCAACGACCGCCCGCTGAAACGGGAAGGCACGATGGAGGACGTCGCCGAAGCGGCGCTCTACTTCGCCACCGACCGGTCGCGCTACGTCACCGGCACGGTCCTTCCTGTCGACGGTGGCACAGTCGCGGGGAAGGTCATCGTGCGCAAACCGAAGCCCGACAGCGCGAACTAG
- a CDS encoding alpha/beta fold hydrolase — MAVSRFTDNGDVRLHFLDSGGDDRGAPIVFVPGMTCLAEDYTEVLPAFGRRTVVVELRGHGRSGAPADGYDSAALTSDVGAVIDDVTGGQVHLVTFSRGTSYAIEWALRNPGRVRSLAIGDYLPEERVLPPGAPRRLLDGRWRGIPVRERVDYDAAMKTFRAARARSFWNELARLDLPLLAVRSGEGVLVTDEQWARYRQEFPQATLVEFNDSPHDIFRPDRGRFPRLVKEHADRADGAGGG; from the coding sequence ATGGCGGTCTCCCGGTTCACCGACAACGGCGACGTCCGGCTTCACTTCCTCGATTCCGGAGGCGACGATCGCGGCGCACCGATCGTGTTCGTGCCGGGGATGACATGTCTCGCCGAGGACTACACCGAAGTCCTGCCCGCCTTCGGCAGGAGGACCGTGGTCGTCGAACTCAGGGGGCACGGCCGCAGCGGCGCCCCGGCCGACGGGTACGACAGTGCGGCGTTGACCTCCGATGTCGGCGCTGTCATCGATGACGTCACCGGCGGGCAGGTTCATCTGGTGACGTTTTCGCGGGGCACGTCGTATGCGATCGAGTGGGCGCTGCGCAACCCCGGCCGGGTGCGATCGCTCGCGATCGGTGATTACCTCCCCGAGGAACGGGTACTGCCGCCCGGCGCACCGCGTCGGCTGCTGGACGGGCGTTGGCGCGGCATCCCGGTACGCGAGCGCGTCGACTACGACGCTGCGATGAAGACGTTTCGGGCCGCCCGAGCGCGGTCGTTCTGGAATGAGCTTGCCCGCCTGGATCTTCCGTTGCTGGCGGTGCGCAGCGGTGAGGGCGTTCTGGTCACCGATGAGCAGTGGGCGCGCTATCGACAAGAGTTCCCGCAGGCGACGTTGGTCGAGTTCAACGACTCGCCCCACGACATCTTCCGCCCGGACCGCGGCAGGTTTCCGCGGCTGGTCAAGGAGCATGCCGACCGCGCGGACGGCGCCGGCGGGGGCTAG
- a CDS encoding TetR/AcrR family transcriptional regulator: MTTARSVRAERASITREAILAAAERLFAEHGVYAVSNRQVSEAAGQGNNAAVGYHFGTKLDLVRAIEQKHRVSIERLLGRMVAETAQSTELRDWIACMVCSLTEHLDQLGNPTWYARFAAQALADPAYQKIVVRDALASQALQQVVDGITRCLPELPMAVVAERNIMVRNLMMHTCADFERAFAEGADIRRSNWSSVASGLIDAIVGLWRAPVTERV; this comes from the coding sequence GTGACCACAGCTCGCAGTGTTCGCGCCGAGCGCGCGAGCATCACGCGCGAAGCGATCCTGGCGGCGGCGGAGCGCCTGTTCGCCGAGCACGGCGTATACGCCGTATCCAACCGCCAGGTCAGCGAGGCCGCCGGCCAGGGCAACAACGCCGCGGTCGGCTACCACTTCGGCACCAAGCTCGATCTGGTCCGGGCGATCGAACAGAAGCACCGGGTGTCGATCGAGCGGCTGCTCGGGCGAATGGTCGCCGAGACCGCCCAGTCCACGGAGTTGCGCGACTGGATCGCCTGCATGGTGTGCTCGCTCACCGAGCACCTCGATCAGCTCGGCAACCCGACCTGGTATGCGCGGTTCGCGGCGCAGGCGCTGGCCGACCCCGCGTACCAGAAGATCGTCGTCAGGGATGCGCTGGCATCCCAGGCGCTGCAGCAGGTGGTCGACGGCATCACCCGGTGCCTGCCCGAGCTGCCGATGGCCGTGGTCGCCGAACGCAACATCATGGTGCGCAACCTGATGATGCACACCTGCGCGGACTTCGAGCGTGCGTTCGCCGAGGGCGCCGACATCCGGCGGTCGAACTGGAGCTCGGTGGCATCGGGTCTGATCGACGCGATCGTCGGCCTGTGGAGAGCGCCCGTCACCGAGCGGGTGTGA
- a CDS encoding ferredoxin yields MKVTVDQDKCVSSGQCVLNAGEVFDQRDEDGVVVLLDDNPVGADADNARKAAAACPALAIQTEE; encoded by the coding sequence ATGAAAGTCACCGTCGACCAAGACAAGTGTGTGTCCTCCGGGCAGTGCGTGCTCAACGCCGGCGAGGTCTTCGACCAACGTGACGAAGACGGCGTCGTCGTGCTGCTCGACGACAACCCCGTCGGCGCAGACGCCGACAACGCCCGTAAGGCCGCGGCCGCCTGCCCTGCACTAGCCATCCAGACCGAGGAGTGA
- a CDS encoding cytochrome P450, producing MSDTLTTGAAETAAEIPEYPMERDARCPFAPPPQMLKMGEAKPLSRVRIWNGTTPWLVTGHAVARELFADSRVSVDDRIEGFPHWNEHMLSTVYKRPRSVFTSDAEEHTRFRRMLSKPFTFKRVEGLRSAIQEVTDTCIDNILAGEQPADIVAKLALPVPTRVISEMLGVPYEDHEFFQHHANVGLARYASAEDGQKGAMSLAKYLSDLVKAKMENPSEDAVSDLAERVNAGEISVKEAAQLGTGLLIAGHETTANMIGIGVLALLENPEQAAQLRNSDDPKFIANAAEELMRYLSIIQNGQRRVALEDIEIAGETIRAGEGIILDLAPANWDATAYPEPDKLDLGRDATQQLGFGYGRHQCVGQQLARAELQIVFHTLLRRIPTLRLAVPIEEVPFKHDRLAYGVYELPVAW from the coding sequence ATGTCCGACACGTTGACGACGGGTGCGGCCGAAACGGCAGCCGAGATCCCCGAGTACCCGATGGAGCGGGACGCGCGCTGCCCGTTCGCCCCACCGCCGCAGATGCTCAAGATGGGTGAGGCCAAACCGCTGTCCCGCGTGCGGATCTGGAACGGGACCACCCCGTGGCTGGTTACCGGACACGCGGTGGCGCGGGAGCTGTTCGCCGACTCGCGGGTCAGCGTCGACGACCGTATCGAGGGCTTCCCGCATTGGAACGAGCACATGCTGTCCACGGTGTACAAGCGACCGCGGTCGGTGTTCACCTCCGACGCCGAGGAGCACACCCGGTTCCGCCGGATGTTGTCCAAGCCGTTCACCTTCAAGCGCGTGGAGGGACTGCGCTCGGCGATCCAGGAGGTGACCGACACGTGCATCGACAACATCCTGGCCGGTGAGCAACCCGCCGACATCGTCGCCAAGTTGGCGCTGCCGGTGCCGACGCGGGTGATCAGCGAAATGCTCGGCGTCCCATACGAAGACCACGAGTTCTTCCAGCACCACGCCAACGTCGGCCTGGCCCGCTACGCGTCGGCCGAGGACGGCCAGAAGGGTGCGATGAGCCTCGCGAAGTATCTCAGCGACCTCGTCAAGGCCAAGATGGAAAACCCGTCCGAGGACGCGGTGTCCGACCTCGCCGAACGGGTCAACGCCGGCGAGATCAGCGTCAAGGAGGCGGCGCAACTGGGCACCGGCCTGCTCATCGCCGGGCACGAGACCACCGCCAACATGATCGGCATCGGTGTGCTCGCCCTGCTGGAGAACCCCGAACAGGCTGCGCAGCTGCGGAATTCCGACGACCCGAAGTTCATCGCCAACGCGGCCGAAGAGCTGATGCGCTACCTGTCCATCATCCAGAACGGGCAGCGACGCGTGGCCCTCGAGGACATCGAGATCGCCGGGGAGACCATCCGCGCCGGCGAGGGCATCATCTTGGACCTCGCCCCGGCGAACTGGGACGCGACCGCCTATCCCGAGCCCGACAAGCTCGACCTCGGCCGCGACGCCACTCAGCAGCTCGGTTTCGGCTACGGCCGGCACCAGTGCGTCGGCCAGCAATTGGCCCGCGCCGAACTGCAGATCGTGTTCCACACACTGCTGCGGCGCATTCCGACCCTGCGGCTGGCCGTGCCGATCGAGGAGGTGCCGTTCAAACACGACCGGCTCGCCTACGGCGTCTATGAACTTCCGGTGGCCTGGTAG
- a CDS encoding amidohydrolase family protein: MSAPSTKSSPAHPPTLYPPEGFGAPKHRKGRASKDGLASLPQGTEIFSADNHISVADDIFYERFPEELKGAAPRIWYEDGAYMVGMKGKAWTGGDFGRVLMQYDDLAGAATNNIEARIRELKEDGIDKELAFPNAVLALFHYPDKTLRERVFRIYNEHIADLQERSNGHFYGVGLINWWDPKGTRSTLEELKGLGLKTFLLPLNPGKDDEGNIYDYGSTDMDAVWDEIEDAGVPVSHHIGETPPKTPCQNNSVVVGMMVNVDSFREQFAKYVFSGILDRHPKLKIGWFEGGIAWVPTALQDAEHMLASYRHMFNHELGHPVRHYWDNHMSASFMVDPLGLELIDKIGVGNVMWSSDYPHNESTFGYSEKSLKSVVDAVGPEDAVKIVSTNIKNFLGIS, translated from the coding sequence ATGTCAGCACCAAGCACCAAATCATCGCCCGCCCACCCCCCGACCCTTTATCCGCCGGAGGGTTTCGGCGCGCCCAAGCACCGCAAGGGCCGTGCATCGAAGGACGGCCTGGCCAGCCTTCCTCAGGGCACCGAGATCTTCTCGGCCGACAACCACATCTCGGTGGCCGACGACATCTTCTACGAGCGCTTCCCCGAGGAACTCAAGGGCGCCGCGCCCCGCATCTGGTATGAGGACGGCGCGTACATGGTCGGGATGAAGGGCAAGGCCTGGACCGGAGGGGATTTCGGCCGGGTGCTGATGCAGTACGACGACCTGGCCGGTGCGGCGACCAACAACATCGAGGCCCGCATCCGCGAACTCAAAGAGGACGGCATCGACAAGGAGTTGGCGTTTCCGAACGCCGTGCTGGCGTTGTTCCACTACCCGGACAAGACGTTGCGCGAGCGCGTGTTCCGCATCTACAACGAGCACATCGCCGACCTGCAGGAGCGCAGCAACGGCCACTTCTACGGTGTCGGGCTGATCAACTGGTGGGACCCCAAGGGCACGAGGAGCACGTTGGAGGAGCTGAAGGGGTTGGGCCTCAAGACGTTTCTGCTGCCGCTGAACCCCGGCAAGGACGACGAGGGCAACATCTACGACTACGGCAGCACCGATATGGACGCCGTCTGGGACGAGATCGAGGACGCGGGTGTGCCGGTCAGCCACCACATCGGCGAGACACCACCCAAGACGCCATGCCAGAACAACAGCGTCGTGGTCGGGATGATGGTCAACGTGGACTCGTTCCGCGAACAGTTCGCCAAGTATGTGTTCTCCGGCATCCTGGACCGCCATCCCAAGCTCAAGATCGGGTGGTTCGAGGGCGGCATCGCCTGGGTCCCCACGGCCCTGCAGGACGCCGAACACATGCTGGCCTCGTACCGTCATATGTTCAACCACGAACTGGGGCACCCGGTCCGGCACTATTGGGACAATCACATGAGCGCGTCGTTCATGGTTGATCCGCTCGGCCTGGAACTCATCGACAAGATCGGTGTGGGCAACGTGATGTGGTCGTCGGACTACCCCCACAACGAATCGACGTTCGGCTACTCGGAGAAATCGCTGAAGTCCGTCGTCGACGCGGTCGGACCCGAGGATGCGGTCAAGATCGTCAGCACCAACATCAAGAACTTCCTGGGGATTTCGTGA
- a CDS encoding M24 family metallopeptidase → MYRECGARLRDSMREKAVDALILIGNGNVVYATGVSWPLLDAGLSHVERPVAIVLADDPHPHLFMPLREGSSSQCEVPDDHVHPALYLEFDEGVEQFAKVLADLVPAGGTVAVDEMTGAMRRASRTLFPSGPPSDAAQVVGPAKLVKTPDQISCVRKACRITEEAMVDVHKALAPGVRQVDLSAAFVRRAFELGATANMLEAIWQVMPTTKTSGSVWTTTGDLALPLLTTERRLERGDVLWTDVSITYQGYCSDFGRTWMVGDQPSPRQQAQFDKWREIMSAVLSVTKAGATNGDLARAAIAANGGTKPWLPHFYLGHGIGTNAAEMPMIGTDLGEEFDDNFVYPAGMLLVLEPVVWEDGTGGYRSEEIVVITEDGYQSITDYPYAPYGQDRI, encoded by the coding sequence ATGTACCGCGAGTGCGGCGCCAGGCTGCGCGATTCGATGCGGGAAAAGGCCGTCGACGCGCTGATCCTGATCGGCAACGGAAACGTCGTCTACGCGACGGGGGTCAGCTGGCCGCTGCTCGACGCCGGCCTGTCGCACGTGGAACGCCCGGTGGCGATCGTGCTCGCCGACGACCCGCATCCGCACCTGTTCATGCCGCTGCGGGAGGGGTCGTCATCGCAATGCGAGGTGCCCGACGACCACGTGCACCCCGCGCTGTACCTCGAATTCGACGAGGGCGTCGAGCAATTCGCGAAGGTGCTGGCCGACCTGGTGCCCGCGGGGGGCACGGTCGCCGTCGACGAGATGACCGGTGCGATGCGCCGCGCGTCGCGCACCCTGTTCCCGTCCGGTCCACCGTCGGATGCCGCACAGGTCGTCGGCCCCGCCAAGCTCGTCAAGACACCCGACCAGATCTCGTGCGTGCGCAAGGCGTGCCGCATCACCGAAGAAGCCATGGTCGACGTGCACAAGGCGCTGGCCCCGGGAGTGCGGCAGGTCGACCTCTCGGCGGCATTCGTTCGGCGCGCCTTCGAACTGGGCGCCACGGCCAACATGCTCGAGGCCATCTGGCAGGTGATGCCCACGACCAAGACCAGCGGCTCGGTGTGGACCACCACCGGCGATCTGGCGTTGCCGCTGCTGACGACCGAGCGCCGACTCGAACGCGGCGACGTGCTGTGGACCGACGTCAGCATCACCTACCAGGGCTACTGCTCTGACTTCGGCCGCACCTGGATGGTCGGCGACCAACCGTCGCCGCGTCAGCAGGCGCAGTTCGACAAGTGGCGCGAGATCATGTCCGCCGTCCTGTCGGTCACCAAGGCGGGGGCCACCAACGGTGATCTGGCGCGCGCGGCGATCGCCGCGAACGGGGGCACCAAGCCGTGGCTGCCGCACTTTTATCTCGGGCACGGCATCGGCACCAACGCCGCCGAGATGCCGATGATCGGGACCGATCTCGGCGAGGAGTTCGACGACAACTTCGTCTACCCCGCGGGCATGCTGCTGGTGCTCGAACCCGTGGTCTGGGAGGACGGCACCGGCGGCTATCGCAGCGAGGAGATCGTGGTGATCACCGAGGACGGCTACCAGTCGATCACCGACTACCCCTACGCACCCTACGGACAGGATCGGATCTGA
- a CDS encoding M24 family metallopeptidase yields MALEILPDAADLRRGRRERALAQMEARDIDILVLGRQANVRYVTGAPQLWVAGTRPFGPICEVVRSTGEIYLNSTWDEGIPDEIPHDNLYGLAWNPMTLVEVLKTLPGAASVKRVGTDSLTPTFAQLLPMAFPQAEIVDAEPALRAARRIKTPDEIAVLRGALSVASTALDAARSEMAAGVTEQSLTGALMQAMAAGGVTTPATQDGAWVTSKEHPWRRARRDGRVADGDLVAFSAGALADGYLGEVGRTYAVGDVDGSAVPALYDRWDELRERLIAACRPGCPASDLLSAYDAAGEQLPVMPVAHGLGLGFDSPVVTPQLRETCAQEILEPGMVLAVTGYVWQPGVGAIFGRDAVHVTADGPEVLTTSPSPTGARANSAGENAGVGIG; encoded by the coding sequence ATGGCACTCGAGATTCTGCCCGACGCAGCCGATTTGCGCCGGGGCCGCCGCGAACGGGCACTGGCCCAGATGGAAGCGCGCGACATCGACATCCTGGTGCTGGGCCGGCAGGCCAACGTGCGCTACGTGACCGGCGCGCCGCAACTGTGGGTGGCGGGCACCCGGCCGTTCGGCCCCATCTGTGAGGTCGTCAGGTCGACGGGGGAGATCTATCTCAACAGCACCTGGGACGAAGGTATCCCCGACGAGATCCCCCACGACAACCTGTATGGGTTGGCGTGGAACCCGATGACGCTCGTCGAGGTGCTCAAAACGCTGCCGGGGGCGGCCAGCGTCAAACGCGTCGGAACCGACTCGCTGACACCGACATTCGCCCAGCTGCTGCCGATGGCGTTCCCTCAGGCCGAGATCGTCGACGCCGAACCCGCCCTGCGCGCCGCGCGCCGCATCAAGACCCCCGACGAGATCGCGGTACTGCGCGGTGCGCTGTCGGTGGCTTCGACGGCGCTGGACGCCGCGCGCTCCGAGATGGCGGCCGGTGTCACCGAGCAGTCGCTGACCGGGGCGCTGATGCAGGCGATGGCCGCGGGCGGTGTCACGACGCCGGCCACCCAGGACGGGGCGTGGGTGACCAGCAAGGAGCATCCGTGGCGGCGGGCCCGTCGCGACGGCCGTGTCGCCGACGGCGATCTGGTGGCGTTCTCCGCGGGCGCGCTGGCCGACGGCTACCTCGGTGAGGTCGGGCGCACCTATGCGGTCGGCGACGTCGACGGTTCGGCCGTCCCCGCCCTGTATGACCGCTGGGATGAGTTGCGCGAGCGGTTGATCGCCGCATGCCGTCCGGGCTGCCCGGCCAGCGACCTGCTGTCGGCCTATGACGCGGCCGGCGAGCAGCTGCCGGTGATGCCGGTGGCCCACGGGCTCGGTCTGGGATTCGACTCGCCGGTGGTGACGCCGCAGCTGCGGGAGACCTGCGCGCAGGAGATCCTCGAACCCGGCATGGTGCTCGCGGTCACCGGTTACGTGTGGCAGCCCGGGGTCGGTGCGATCTTCGGACGCGACGCAGTGCACGTCACCGCCGACGGGCCAGAGGTACTGACCACCAGCCCTTCGCCGACGGGCGCTCGGGCCAACAGTGCGGGCGAAAACGCCGGCGTCGGCATCGGCTGA
- a CDS encoding enoyl-CoA hydratase/isomerase family protein has translation MSENGNRPKPEELILYSKDPKTKIATITFNRPEFLNAPTSAARLRYADLLRAATVDDDVKVVVIRGVGDNLGSGADLPEFMEGNDNTDLRLAELRLEDDGVGEVTYPPKGSFRHGATISAWYANVQAGNRPLQELKKISIVEAKGYCYGWHFYQCADADLVISSDDALFGHPSFRYYGWGPRMWTWVQMMGLRKFQEMVFTGRPFTAEEMYQCNFLNKVVSRDQLEAEVDKYARACARNRPVDTVFQQKIFFEVFKQHQGEYMGSLLSAFFESMGSGAANDDTDDLDMHEAIDSGLAEAVNDNDMRFPAEFRLSKANRKKKD, from the coding sequence ATGTCTGAGAACGGAAATCGGCCCAAACCCGAGGAACTGATCCTTTACAGCAAGGACCCGAAGACCAAGATCGCGACCATCACGTTCAACCGGCCGGAGTTCCTCAACGCGCCGACGTCCGCGGCGCGGTTGCGGTACGCGGACCTGCTGCGCGCGGCCACCGTCGACGACGACGTCAAGGTGGTGGTGATCCGCGGCGTCGGCGACAACCTGGGCAGCGGCGCGGACCTTCCGGAGTTCATGGAGGGCAACGACAACACCGACCTGCGTCTTGCCGAACTGCGTCTGGAGGACGACGGCGTGGGCGAGGTCACCTACCCGCCCAAAGGGTCGTTTCGGCACGGGGCCACGATCAGCGCCTGGTATGCCAACGTGCAGGCCGGTAACCGACCGCTGCAGGAGCTCAAGAAGATCAGCATCGTGGAGGCCAAGGGCTACTGCTACGGCTGGCACTTCTACCAGTGCGCCGACGCTGATCTGGTGATCTCCTCTGACGACGCGCTGTTCGGACATCCCTCGTTTCGCTACTACGGCTGGGGCCCGCGGATGTGGACGTGGGTGCAGATGATGGGGCTGCGCAAGTTCCAGGAGATGGTGTTCACCGGCCGACCGTTCACCGCCGAGGAGATGTATCAGTGCAACTTCCTCAACAAGGTGGTGTCGCGCGATCAGCTCGAGGCCGAGGTCGACAAGTACGCCCGGGCGTGTGCACGAAACCGGCCGGTCGACACCGTGTTTCAGCAGAAGATCTTCTTCGAGGTGTTCAAGCAGCACCAGGGTGAATACATGGGCAGCCTGCTGTCGGCCTTCTTCGAGTCGATGGGCAGCGGCGCGGCCAACGACGACACCGATGACCTGGACATGCACGAGGCGATCGACAGCGGGCTCGCCGAAGCGGTCAACGACAACGACATGAGGTTTCCCGCCGAGTTCCGGCTGAGCAAGGCCAACCGCAAGAAGAAGGACTAG